GGGAACAGCTATTTACAATTAGAAATATGTCTCAACTGCCAATTTATCTTGATTGTCATGCCACAACACCCCTAGACGAACGGGTTTTGTTAGCAATGCTACCCTATTTTACAAAACACTTTGGCAACCCTTCCAGCATTACTCATGCTTATGGCTGGGAAGCGGAAGCGGCGGTGAAGCAAGCCAGAGAAATTTTGGCAGATGCGATTAATTGTACGCCAGAAGAAATTGTTTTTACGAGCGGTGCGACAGAGGCAAATAATTTAGCAATTAAAGGCGTTGCTGAAGCTTATTTCAACACGGGTCGGCATATTATTACTGTCCAAACTGAACATCGAGCAGTTTTAGATCCTTGTGCTTATTTAGAAACTCTAGGTTTTGAAGTAACATACTTGACAGTAGAAAAGGATGGTTTGCTCAACTTAAATTTGCTAGAGCAAGCAATTCGCCCGGATACGATTTTAGTGTCAGTAATGGCAGCTAATAATGAAATTGGCGTGTTGCAACCAATCGCCGAAATTGGCGCAATTTGTCGGGAACATCAAGTATTGTTTCATACCGATGCCGCACAAGCGATCGCGAAAATTCCTTTGGATGTAGAGGATATGAAGATTGATTTAATGTCCTTGACAGCACATAAAGTTTATGGTCCAAAAGGTATTGGCGCTCTTTATGTTCGTCGTCGTCAGCCGAGAGTGCGTCTCGCTGCTCAAATTCAAGGTGGCGGACAAGAGCGAGGCAGGCGATCGGGTACGCTATATGTACCGCAAATTGTCGGTTTGGCTAAGGCGGTAGAATTAGGCTTAGAGGAAATAGACTCGGAGTCAAAACGCCAAGTTCACTTACGCACCAAATTATGGCAGCGAATTAGTCAACTAGAAGGAATTTACCTTAACGGTCATCCAACTAAACGTTTATCTGGTAATCTAAATATTAGCGTCGAGGGTGTAGATGGTTCGGCACTGTTGTTAGGTTTACAACCAGTAACAGCAGTTTCTTCGGGTTCAGCTTGTTCGTCAACATCAACTGCTCCGTCTCACGTTCTCACAGCACTCGGACATCCAGAGTCTCTGGCTTATGCTTCAGTGAGATTCGGCATTGGGAGATTTAATACCGAAGCGGAGATAAATCGAGTAGCACAACAAGCGATCGCTACGATCAAATCTCTCCGACAAGCTCAAAGCTTGACCTCGTCCAGTGTAACTAGCAAACTTTAATTGCACAAAGTTAGCGCGAGTCGGAAACAACTTGTCCGCAAGCCGAGAATAGCGCGCGACAAGGGATTTTAGCTAGGGTCTAGGCGGTTCATTACAGAAGGGTAGTATAATTATTGTCAGTGGTATGAGCTAATCTCCACTCCTTCCACCCAAAAATCCACCTCGACCACCGAAGATCGGAGAGTTTACCAAAGAAAACTTGGGTCTAAAGTCGGTGTCCTTCTAGGGCGGCTTTGGTCTTACAATGAAGAAAGCTGATACACCACTCAAGGCTCACCCTATGGTCGGAACCTTCTGCGTAAGGGTCAGCACCCCAAGTATTTTTCCAGGTATGTTAGTAGGGTCGGGCAGACCCGAAAAATGCTCGCTGAGGGTAAAGAATCCGGGGATTGTAATTAGCAAGCTAATCATAATCTAGGTTCTCCCGTTGAAGCGAGAATTCTCTCGCCTAAAGGCAGAGGAGTGTCAACTTGGCACAAATGTAGAGACTGCCTGCTGTAGTCTCTTTCAGACAGTGGATAGCTTTTATAGATTAACAGCACTTGGGGATAAGTGCAGTAACAACCTGTGTTTTCATCGCTCCGGGTTTGGCGACTCGCTAAAACAGTTTTTTTCACAAGCAAAGTCAAAAGGCAAAATGCAACAGATGCCTAAATTTGCAATTAAGTTTTGAGGAAATTGAATGCCGAAACAAATTATTATCGCAGAGCAACATCATATAGCTGCTGTTTTTTGGGAAGATCAAATCCAAGAACTTGTCGTCGCTACTGGTAATCAACAAGTCAGCGATATTTATCTCGGTATTGTCGAAAATGTCATACCTGGGATAGATGCCGCTTTTGTGAACATTGGTGATGCAGAGCGAAATGGCTTTATTCACGTTACAGATTTAGGTCCTTTGCGCTTAAAACGTTCTGCTGATACGATTACAGAACTATTAACACCGCAGCAAAAAGTATTAGTACAGGTAATGAAAGAGCCAACGGGCAACAAAGGTCCGAGGCTGACAGGTAATATTACTTTACCAGGACGTTATTTGGTACTAATGCCTTATAACAAAGGAGTAAACTTATCGCGCCGGATCAAAGATGAAGACGAACGCTCTCGATTGCGAGCATTAGCAATTTTAATCAAACCCGCCGGGATGGGGTTACTGGTGCGAACAGAAGCCGAGGGTAAAGCAGAAGAAGCGATCGTTGAAGATTTAGAATTTCTGCAAAAACAGTGGGAGTCAATCCAAGAGCAAGCTAATTACACCAGACCTCCAGCGTTGCTCAACCGAGACGATGACTTTATTCAGCGCGTGTTGCGAGATATCTATACAGCCGATGTAAATCGGATCGTCGTAGACTCTCACACCGGATTAAAGCGAGTCAAGCAACAGTTATTCAACTGGAGTGGCGGTCGTCCACCAGAAGGCGTTTTAATCGACCACCATCGCGATCGCTTATCAATTTTAGAATACTTCCGCGTCAATGCCGCAATTCGAGAAGCTCTCAAACCAAGAGTAGATTTACCTTCTGGTGGCTATATCATTATCGAGCCAACAGAAGCATTAACCGTTATCGACGTTAACTCGGGTTCCTTTACCCGCTCCGCCACCTCACGAGAAACAGTTTTATGGACAAATTGCGAAGCCGCAACAGAAATTGCTCGTCAGCTTCGCCTGCGTAACATCGGCGGCGTGATTGTCGTTGATTTTATTGACATGGACTCACGTCGCGACCAACTCAAACTCCTCGAACACTTTAACAAAACATTAAAAGCGGACAAAGCTAGACCCCAGATAGCTCAACTATCCGAACTTGGTTTAGTCGAACTAACTCGTAAACGTCAAGGAAAAAACATTTACGAGTTATTTGGGAAAAACTGCCCCACCTGTGAAGGATTAGGGCATTTAGTTCACCTTCCAGGAGAGCCAATAATCGCACCAGTCGCCGAAAGTCCGATTCCAGCGAACACCAGCACAATGACTTTAAAGCCCTCAGAAAATCGCTCCCAGGAAATTGAGGCACTATTCGATCTGGATGTAGAAGAAGATGAACCAGAAATCGATCTGCTCCATCATCCCAGCTATCAAGAGCAACTCGGAGGTACTAACACTCGTCGTCGTCGTCGCCGTCGCGTCAACGAAACGAATGTAGAAATCGAACGACCTAATACTCGCAATCTTAGTAGCAACGGAAATGGCTCAGAATTAGATTTCTCGCCAGAACCAGAGCGAGAAAAATTTCCTCCCAGCCGGATTTCACGACGAGATGATTTAAGGTCAGAGAAAGAAAAGATTACTGTCGAAATGTCTCCTCTCGAACAAGACGTATATGCTTTAATGGGCGTTTCCCCACTGCTGCGCTTAGATCGAGAAATCAAAGATCCCAGGTCATATATCATCGACGTAAAAACCGCAGGAAAATCAACACCCTCAGAAGTAGAGGTAATGGAGGAAGAATCTGCTGAGACAGTAATTCCAGCCACAAATACCGATGTCTCAGAATCGGTTGCCACCTCTGAAGAGGATTCAGAACGCAGTCGTCCTGTAGTCCGTCGCCGTCGCCGTCGCTCTTCGGCAAAATAAGCCAAAATATTTCCTCATTAATTCAATGCTCGATCGGGTTTCAACTCTAGGATTAGATTGCTCTAAACCATCTAAATTATTCGGCACTCCAGGACTGATTGCTGGTGTTGATGAAGTGGGACGGGGTGCTTTATTTGGTCCAGTCGTAGCAGCAGCGATAACGATTCCCTCAACAAGTTGGGAACAATTGGCGAAAATAGGGGTGAGAGATAGCAAACAGTTGTCAGCAAAACGGCGATCGGAACTTGCCCAAGAGATGCAGAGGCTATCTTTGAGTTGGAGTATTGCTTGGGCGAGTAGAAAAGAAATAGATCGATTAAATATTTTTCAGGCATCTTTGCTAGCGATGAAGCGGGCTGTAATTAAGCTCAAGCCGCAACCAGCAATCTGTTTGGTTGACGGTAAGCACCAACTTCCTTCTTTAGGTGTGCCGCAGAAAAATTTGGTTAAAGGAGACGAGCGATCGCCGATTATTGCGGCAGCTTCAATTATTGCTAAGGTCTGGCGAGACGAGTTGATTTTGCGTTTTGCCCAAAAGTATCCGGATTATGGATTGGCTACCAATAAAGGCTATGGAACAAAACAGCATTGCTTGGCTTTACAGCAATATGGTCCGACATCTCAGCATCGGATGTCTTTTAGTCCTTGCCAGGTTTCGCGTTAACTTTTTGTGGGGAACTGAAGACAGAAATTGGTTGTCAAGGAGGGCACTATAGCAGTGAACAGTGAATAGTAAACAGTGAACAGGGATCGGAGCCTAGCAAGGTTTTCCGCAAATGAGGATGTCTTGAGCTATCTCGTTCTCTGCTCTAGCATCGAATTGTCAGATTGGCTCTCACCACTAACTGCTGATTCAGTCTAGTGGTGGTATTAGTCAACCAGTAGGGTTTTTTGCGGTTGAAAGAGTCTTAGCTGGAGCGATTTTTGTCTCTTCTTGAATGTTGTTATTCGCCCAGAGGTGGTAGTCTTCGATAAGCTGAGAAACTAACCTTTGTTTAATTCTTAACAGCACGCTCTTGAGTAGTCCGTTACCTGTAGTTTCTAAAATCGGTCTGGGTGTTAGCCAAAGTGGAGGTGGTAACTCGACTTTTACTTCTAAGTCTGCTTTACCTTGAAGATAGGTCTTGCCATTGTGTTCTTGAGGAAACAATCGTCCTTGAACTTTCAAAAAAAAGCGATCGTTGATATATTCTACGCCGCGAATTTCGCAGTCTTCGGATTGTAAATATACTGTGCCGTCGGGGGCTGACCAAACTTTCAGCACTACAGTTGGTTGAAAATGGTATATATCCAAAAAGTTTAAGGGGCGCATTTTTAAGCGAAAATAAGATTCGGAAAGCTGATCCATCAGTTTCTGATTAGCGATCGCCCGCACTAACCGTTGTGGTTGGCGTAAATAGTGTCGAATTGGTACTGACTGTTCTTCGACCGCTATTTTTACGGACTCTGAGGCTGTAAAGCGAATATTCATCAAAGGTAAAACTCTTACTGCTGTTTTTTTAATTTTAGTTTGCAATTCTTCACGTTTAGCACAGACAATCTGCTCTTTTTTCGGGAAGATAATCTTAGATCGTAAACTAATATGTATCTGTCTTCACTTTTGATCGTAAAAGTTTACACAATCTCGGTGCTTCTTTCTCAGGCAATAGAGAACTCAGAGGTTACTTGAGAAAAAGAAGGATAAAATTAACTCCACAAGCTGATGACTAGCGATCGAGGAATTTGAAATTAAGATTTTTTTGCTTAATAGTAGGTAATTATGGCGATTTCAATTGCATACTTAGGACCGAGTGGTACTTATACCGAGGCAGCCGCCTTAGCCTATAGAAATTGGCTCAAAACCGAAACCGAACAAGAAGGTTTGTTATGTCCTTATCCGAGTATTGCTCAAACTTTGCGCTC
The Oscillatoria salina IIICB1 genome window above contains:
- a CDS encoding DUF1997 domain-containing protein is translated as MQTKIKKTAVRVLPLMNIRFTASESVKIAVEEQSVPIRHYLRQPQRLVRAIANQKLMDQLSESYFRLKMRPLNFLDIYHFQPTVVLKVWSAPDGTVYLQSEDCEIRGVEYINDRFFLKVQGRLFPQEHNGKTYLQGKADLEVKVELPPPLWLTPRPILETTGNGLLKSVLLRIKQRLVSQLIEDYHLWANNNIQEETKIAPAKTLSTAKNPTG
- a CDS encoding Rne/Rng family ribonuclease; its protein translation is MPKQIIIAEQHHIAAVFWEDQIQELVVATGNQQVSDIYLGIVENVIPGIDAAFVNIGDAERNGFIHVTDLGPLRLKRSADTITELLTPQQKVLVQVMKEPTGNKGPRLTGNITLPGRYLVLMPYNKGVNLSRRIKDEDERSRLRALAILIKPAGMGLLVRTEAEGKAEEAIVEDLEFLQKQWESIQEQANYTRPPALLNRDDDFIQRVLRDIYTADVNRIVVDSHTGLKRVKQQLFNWSGGRPPEGVLIDHHRDRLSILEYFRVNAAIREALKPRVDLPSGGYIIIEPTEALTVIDVNSGSFTRSATSRETVLWTNCEAATEIARQLRLRNIGGVIVVDFIDMDSRRDQLKLLEHFNKTLKADKARPQIAQLSELGLVELTRKRQGKNIYELFGKNCPTCEGLGHLVHLPGEPIIAPVAESPIPANTSTMTLKPSENRSQEIEALFDLDVEEDEPEIDLLHHPSYQEQLGGTNTRRRRRRRVNETNVEIERPNTRNLSSNGNGSELDFSPEPEREKFPPSRISRRDDLRSEKEKITVEMSPLEQDVYALMGVSPLLRLDREIKDPRSYIIDVKTAGKSTPSEVEVMEEESAETVIPATNTDVSESVATSEEDSERSRPVVRRRRRRSSAK
- a CDS encoding ribonuclease HII, encoding MLDRVSTLGLDCSKPSKLFGTPGLIAGVDEVGRGALFGPVVAAAITIPSTSWEQLAKIGVRDSKQLSAKRRSELAQEMQRLSLSWSIAWASRKEIDRLNIFQASLLAMKRAVIKLKPQPAICLVDGKHQLPSLGVPQKNLVKGDERSPIIAAASIIAKVWRDELILRFAQKYPDYGLATNKGYGTKQHCLALQQYGPTSQHRMSFSPCQVSR
- a CDS encoding cysteine desulfurase family protein is translated as MSQLPIYLDCHATTPLDERVLLAMLPYFTKHFGNPSSITHAYGWEAEAAVKQAREILADAINCTPEEIVFTSGATEANNLAIKGVAEAYFNTGRHIITVQTEHRAVLDPCAYLETLGFEVTYLTVEKDGLLNLNLLEQAIRPDTILVSVMAANNEIGVLQPIAEIGAICREHQVLFHTDAAQAIAKIPLDVEDMKIDLMSLTAHKVYGPKGIGALYVRRRQPRVRLAAQIQGGGQERGRRSGTLYVPQIVGLAKAVELGLEEIDSESKRQVHLRTKLWQRISQLEGIYLNGHPTKRLSGNLNISVEGVDGSALLLGLQPVTAVSSGSACSSTSTAPSHVLTALGHPESLAYASVRFGIGRFNTEAEINRVAQQAIATIKSLRQAQSLTSSSVTSKL